The genome window TCTCTGCTAATAATGGCGGCAGCGCTCCCCACCACTCTCCCACGACAGGTTCGAGGGCTTCGCCGCGCGATCGAGTGACACGTTCCCAGAACCAGACTTGCCACCACGCTCGTGGATCACCGCTGTATTCATAGCAGTCACGCCAGGTTTGAATCGCTTGAGGCAACGCATTTAATCGCAGGTAAAATTTCGCTAACAAGTGACCGTAGAGCGGGTTTTCAGAATCAAGCAGGAAAGCCGCGACATAATTCCGTCGAGCTTGGATAGGATCGCCCATACGTTCTAGGAACTCGGCGCTGATCGCGCGCAATTCAGCTGAGCGAGGCATTGCCAGGTAGGCAGCATTCAGCGCTTCGATGATCGCCGCAGAATCCCCTCCAGCGAGCAATGCAATCCGAAGCTGACGATTCACTTCATCATTACCCACACCTTGCCAACTGTTCAACGAGTCTAGGGCAAGTGTGCCTTCCCCCGCGCGAGCGAGCTCATCGGCCTCAAGTAGACGCCAACGGTTGGGCTGTTTGCGTATGGATTCTGGCCACTGTGCTTTCAGTTTTTCTGCTGGCTCTGGAGCCTGTAAGTGCATCTGCGCACGCATCCACCATAGTGCGGCTGATTCATTTTCCATTAGCACGCCAGGATAGGTGGCCACTAAGGACTCAAGTTGTGAATACGCATGACACTCAATCGCGGCTTGCACCATTAATGACGGCCATTTCTGCTGAATCGGCCCTGCTTGTTTCGGGCTAAAATGTGTATTCAATAATTCTAACGCCTCTGCCGCATCTCCTGCTTCCACCATTTGATAGGCATCGTTGTAGGTCATTTCCCACGCCTTTACTTGAGCATTTCTTTGCCATTTCAAATAGGTAGATACACCAAACGCAGTGGCACATAAAAGCACCACTGCGAGGCAAACAAAAAGCAAGAATCGCTTCAACATATACTCGATAGGATTTCACCGCTACGCCTACGGTGCATCACGAAACCAGCTAGGCACAGCACCGCCATCATCGACCAAACTGCCGGTTCTGGGTTTGCAAGGTAAGCAACATTTAGAGAACCGATATCAACCGCAAAGACAATGTCGTTAAAGTCGCGGTCGCCCCCGTTATAAAGGTCTTCAAATCCAATCAAAAGAAAAGGACTGTCAGGAATCGCAAAGGCTACCACGTGTTGTATTAAGTCTGGGTTCGTTGATGCATCTGAGGTATAAGTGTTACTGCCACCATTGGCACCGTTTGAAATCAAGAAGAAATCTACAAAGGTGCCAGTATCATATACGCCGAGATCTACGAAGTCCCCTGAGACTAAGGGGGTGTTATTGGTTCGATTCGCATTCTCCAAAGCGTCCGAATTGGTCAGAAAAGATTCATCCATAAACGTCGCACTTGAAGACGCATCTGGAAAAATTAAAGAGGCTGATGAGGTGTCTCCAGTGGCAATATCCTGAGTCGTGAACCCGAGGGTATTGCGATATCCAGCGCCCTCAGCGAGGAAATAGACACGCACAGCGGAATCATTATGCAAATATAACGACTCTGGATCGAGTGAAACTGCTGCAATGTCTGATAAGGACTGATATTCACTGAGATTCGCATTCACGAAATCCAAAAGCACTGGTAGGTCTTCGGATTGAAACGAAGCGGAAGCTTCGTCGGAACCTGCAGCCATCACCGAATCGATAATATCGATCCCAAAAGGCCGCGCACTATCTTGAAAGTCAGCTTCTGTTTGTGCAAAGCTGATCTGTTGAATGAGGCTAGTCGCAAGGATGAGTTTTAGAATGTTTTTCATAGGTGACTCTACTCTTAACGTTTTCCGTGCCAATTATTTCGATAAATTCGCAAGCGCCTGTCTGCCAGTTAATTAAAAATAATAATAATCTATTAGCAATCATTAATCAAATCGGATCAGTAATTATTGCAGGATCTTTTTGTAATAGTTACATTAATTTTTTAACCCGAATAACAATCCACAAAAAGGCGGGGCCCGCTGAAAGACTGCCCCGAATGGCCAAAGCGATAAAACCGCCTTCAGCAGGCATCGGCAGAAAATAAACCGTGCCTGCTAGGCAAGCGGCAAACAGAACAATGGGTGCCGCGGTGCTTAAAATAAATTGCCCATAGTGCATGATCCTAAGATCTAAATAGCGCAGTGCCATGGGCAAAACAAACAGCCAGCCTACCAGCACTGTCGGAATTAAAGTGCCAATTGCAACGCCCACGATACCGAAGCTAAAAGCTAAAATGAGACTGAGGACGAGGTTCGCGAGACCGTCTAAGAGCGATAACCCCAACAGCTTTTTCTCATACCCACACATCATGAGAATACGCTTGGTGCAACTATTCGTCAGTTGAGAAGAGAAGACCGCAAAGAGAAGGATATGTCCGACAAGTATAGTGTCAGGCTCAACCGTTGCCAACCCAGTCAATAGCTGGATTAAAGGCTCAAGATATACTGCGCACAAACCATAGAGTGGCGTCGTGATCAGAAATGTCAGCTTTGATGTTTTTAGAAGTAACTCGCGCAGCCCCTCATTATCACCAGAAGCGTTCATGTGTGCGGCAGCCGGGCTGAGCGCATCCTGTAGTTGGATCGTAAAAAGGTTCAGCATTTCTGCCACTTTATAGCCAGCTTGGTAAGCCGCAATCACCCC of Lentimonas sp. CC4 contains these proteins:
- a CDS encoding DUF4114 domain-containing protein, which gives rise to MKNILKLILATSLIQQISFAQTEADFQDSARPFGIDIIDSVMAAGSDEASASFQSEDLPVLLDFVNANLSEYQSLSDIAAVSLDPESLYLHNDSAVRVYFLAEGAGYRNTLGFTTQDIATGDTSSASLIFPDASSSATFMDESFLTNSDALENANRTNNTPLVSGDFVDLGVYDTGTFVDFFLISNGANGGSNTYTSDASTNPDLIQHVVAFAIPDSPFLLIGFEDLYNGGDRDFNDIVFAVDIGSLNVAYLANPEPAVWSMMAVLCLAGFVMHRRRSGEILSSIC